In Sporichthyaceae bacterium, a single window of DNA contains:
- a CDS encoding metal-dependent hydrolase gives MARRGDAGRAGARMVSLCTGAFVLAAVGLLEPGSLFVSGTGGHRYHMGSPQADGTAVPTRSMEFDEWFSDVPRHYAGDGDVLISHLFAVQSSVFPEGEAYFIRSVRSVRSRITESRLQEAVDGFIGQESMHGLEHRAFNEHLATLGYPTRPIDTYIRGLTRLRERFLSETMNVAIVAALEHYTATLARTVLADAEARAALGHRAVRYLMVWHALEELEHKAVAFDVYRALEGTERMRVTAMWLVHVNFVLETGIWTLVSLARDPSVRRHPGRLARNLWALRRSPFISVDALRRLSSYHRRGFHPDECDDTELIGAWRTELFGVDGALFDLRRS, from the coding sequence GTGGCACGCCGGGGCGACGCGGGCCGGGCCGGTGCCCGGATGGTTTCCCTGTGTACCGGCGCCTTCGTGCTCGCTGCAGTGGGCCTGCTCGAACCGGGGAGCCTGTTTGTGTCGGGTACCGGCGGGCATCGCTATCACATGGGTTCGCCTCAGGCCGACGGCACCGCCGTGCCGACACGGTCGATGGAGTTCGACGAATGGTTCTCGGACGTGCCGAGGCACTACGCCGGCGATGGCGACGTCCTGATCAGTCACCTGTTCGCGGTGCAGTCGTCGGTGTTCCCCGAGGGAGAGGCCTATTTCATCCGGTCCGTACGGTCCGTGCGCTCCCGGATCACCGAATCCCGCCTCCAGGAGGCGGTCGACGGTTTCATCGGGCAAGAGTCGATGCACGGCCTTGAGCACCGAGCCTTCAACGAACACCTGGCGACGCTGGGATACCCGACGCGCCCGATCGACACCTACATCCGTGGGCTGACCCGGCTCCGAGAGCGGTTCCTGAGCGAGACAATGAATGTGGCCATCGTGGCCGCGCTCGAGCACTACACCGCGACGCTCGCCCGGACGGTGCTCGCCGACGCCGAGGCTCGAGCCGCCCTCGGACACCGGGCCGTCCGTTATCTCATGGTCTGGCACGCACTCGAAGAGCTGGAGCACAAGGCGGTCGCCTTCGACGTCTACCGGGCGCTCGAGGGCACCGAACGGATGCGGGTCACTGCGATGTGGCTCGTCCACGTGAACTTCGTGCTCGAGACGGGCATCTGGACCCTGGTGTCGCTTGCCCGGGATCCCTCCGTCCGACGGCACCCCGGCCGCCTGGCACGGAACCTCTGGGCATTGCGGCGCTCGCCGTTCATCTCCGTTGACGCCCTGCGGCGGCTGTCGAGCTATCACCGCAGGGGCTTCCACCCCGACGAATGTGACGACACCGAGTTGATCGGTGCTTGGCGGACGGAACTTTTCGGCGTCGATGGGGCACTTTTCGATCTGCGTCGGAGCTGA
- a CDS encoding AAA family ATPase produces the protein MGFDMQRPGSTPPAAGDEAVEPTALTAEDLIDLRADPARTRVDDVLATLDAELVGLAAVKQRIREIAAQLTVGRARTRFGLAAGLPSLHMSFTGAPGTGKTTVALRMAEILHALGYLRVPRVHAVTREDLVGQFIGHTAPKTKEAIARAAGGVLFIDEAYYLYRPDNERDYGQEAIEILLQEMEAARGAMAVIFAGYPDRMETFFASNPGLSSRVAHHVEFADYSPAELAEIAELMLSRDQYAFDDEARATFAEYLQLRMTQPRFAQARSVRNALERARLRQAHRLVSLDTAISRGDLMTLTAPDIRASRVFPRREGLPPV, from the coding sequence GTGGGCTTCGACATGCAGCGGCCCGGATCGACCCCGCCCGCCGCCGGCGACGAGGCCGTGGAGCCGACAGCGCTCACCGCCGAGGACCTGATCGACCTGCGCGCGGACCCGGCCCGCACCCGGGTCGACGACGTCCTCGCGACGCTGGACGCCGAGTTGGTCGGGCTGGCCGCGGTCAAACAACGCATCCGGGAGATCGCCGCGCAGCTCACCGTGGGCCGCGCCCGGACCCGATTCGGTCTGGCCGCCGGGCTTCCCTCGCTGCACATGAGCTTCACCGGTGCGCCCGGCACGGGTAAGACGACGGTGGCGTTGCGGATGGCGGAGATCCTGCACGCCCTGGGCTATCTCCGCGTGCCGCGGGTGCATGCCGTCACCCGGGAGGACCTGGTGGGCCAGTTCATCGGGCACACCGCACCGAAGACCAAGGAGGCGATTGCCCGCGCCGCGGGCGGGGTGCTGTTCATCGACGAGGCGTACTACCTGTACCGGCCGGACAACGAACGCGATTACGGGCAGGAGGCGATCGAGATTCTGTTGCAGGAGATGGAGGCGGCGCGCGGAGCCATGGCGGTGATCTTCGCCGGTTACCCGGATCGCATGGAGACCTTCTTCGCCTCGAATCCGGGGTTGAGCTCACGCGTCGCTCATCACGTCGAGTTCGCCGACTACTCCCCGGCGGAGTTGGCCGAGATCGCCGAGTTGATGTTGTCCCGTGATCAGTACGCCTTCGACGACGAAGCCCGGGCGACGTTCGCGGAGTACCTGCAGTTGCGGATGACCCAGCCCCGGTTCGCGCAGGCGCGCAGCGTGCGCAACGCCCTGGAGCGGGCCCGGCTACGCCAGGCGCATCGGCTGGTTTCCCTGGACACGGCGATCTCGCGCGGGGACCTGATGACCCTGACGGCTCCGGACATCCGGGCCAGTCGGGTGTTCCCGCGCCGCGAGGGCCTGCCGCCGGTGTAA
- a CDS encoding ribulose bisphosphate carboxylase small subunit, with translation MYLRHGTFSYLPALQEVEIAEQIRYALDRGWPLSVEYTDDPHPRNVYWDMWGLPLFDLDQPDGVLREIEACRAAFPQHYVRVMAYDPSLGRQTTALSFLVQRPAEEPGFRLDRVEVHGRVQRYGVHSYATERPGGARYGEG, from the coding sequence ATGTACCTGCGCCACGGAACGTTCTCCTACCTGCCTGCGCTGCAGGAGGTGGAGATCGCCGAGCAGATTCGCTACGCGCTGGATCGGGGTTGGCCGCTGTCCGTCGAGTACACCGACGATCCGCACCCACGCAACGTGTACTGGGACATGTGGGGCCTCCCCCTGTTCGATCTCGATCAGCCGGACGGGGTGCTGCGGGAGATCGAGGCCTGTCGGGCGGCGTTCCCGCAGCACTACGTCCGCGTCATGGCCTACGACCCGAGCCTGGGACGGCAAACCACGGCGCTGAGCTTCCTGGTGCAACGCCCCGCGGAGGAGCCCGGCTTTCGCCTCGACCGCGTCGAGGTGCACGGCCGGGTGCAGCGCTACGGCGTGCACTCCTATGCCACGGAGCGCCCCGGTGGAGCCCGGTACGGCGAGGGCTGA
- a CDS encoding ribulose-bisphosphate carboxylase large subunit gives MADTRNGERERWDPGVHSYAAMGYYQPDYIPKPTDVLAVFRITPQPGVAPHEAAAAVAGESSTATWTVVWTDRLTANTHYQAKAYRVEPVAGREGEYLAYVAYDLDLFEEGSIANLTSSIIGNVFGFKPLKALRLEDMRIPVAYVKTFQGPAHGIVMERELLNKYGRPLLGATVKPKLGLSARNYGRVVYEACRGGLDFTKDDENINSQPFMRWRDRFLYCMEGVNRAVAETGEIKGHYLNITAATVEGMYERAEFAKELGSVVVMMDLTVGYSAMQSMARWARRNSVLLHLHRAGHSTYTRQKTHGVSFRVIAKWCRLIGVDHVHAGTVVGKLEGDLDTTRGFYDTLRRDHIPLNPGHGIYVEQDWASMPGVLPVASGGIHAGQMHQLLDYLGEDVVLQFGGGTIGHPMGIAAGAEANRVALEAMVQARNRGADLLREGPDLLRAAARHCPALDAALTTWGDVTFDYASTDAPDVLAVATA, from the coding sequence GTGGCCGACACGCGGAACGGTGAGCGGGAGCGGTGGGATCCGGGCGTGCACAGCTATGCCGCGATGGGGTACTACCAACCGGATTACATACCGAAGCCGACCGATGTGCTGGCGGTGTTCCGCATCACCCCGCAGCCGGGTGTCGCGCCGCACGAGGCAGCCGCGGCGGTGGCCGGGGAATCCTCCACCGCGACCTGGACCGTGGTCTGGACCGACCGCCTCACCGCCAACACGCATTACCAGGCAAAGGCCTATCGCGTGGAACCTGTGGCGGGCCGCGAGGGGGAATACCTGGCGTACGTGGCTTACGACCTCGATCTGTTCGAGGAGGGCTCGATCGCCAACCTCACCTCCTCCATCATCGGCAACGTCTTCGGGTTCAAACCGCTCAAAGCCCTGCGCCTGGAGGACATGCGCATCCCGGTCGCGTATGTGAAGACATTCCAGGGGCCGGCACACGGCATCGTCATGGAACGAGAACTGCTCAACAAGTACGGCCGGCCCCTGCTCGGCGCGACGGTCAAACCGAAGCTGGGTCTGTCCGCACGCAACTACGGACGCGTGGTGTACGAAGCGTGCCGGGGCGGACTGGACTTCACCAAGGACGACGAGAACATCAACTCGCAGCCGTTCATGCGCTGGCGGGATCGCTTCCTGTACTGCATGGAGGGGGTGAACCGCGCCGTTGCCGAGACCGGTGAGATCAAGGGCCACTACCTGAACATCACCGCGGCCACCGTCGAGGGAATGTATGAGCGCGCGGAGTTCGCCAAGGAGCTCGGCAGCGTCGTGGTGATGATGGATCTGACGGTTGGTTACTCGGCGATGCAGTCGATGGCCCGCTGGGCCCGGCGCAACTCCGTGCTGCTGCATCTGCACCGGGCCGGCCACTCCACCTACACCCGACAGAAGACCCACGGCGTCAGCTTCAGGGTGATCGCCAAGTGGTGCCGGCTGATCGGGGTGGACCACGTTCACGCCGGCACCGTGGTGGGCAAGCTCGAGGGCGACCTGGACACCACTCGCGGGTTCTACGACACCCTGCGCCGCGACCACATCCCGTTGAATCCCGGCCACGGCATCTACGTCGAGCAGGACTGGGCGAGCATGCCGGGCGTGCTGCCGGTGGCCTCGGGCGGCATCCACGCCGGCCAGATGCATCAACTGCTGGACTACCTCGGCGAGGACGTGGTGTTGCAGTTCGGCGGTGGCACGATCGGCCATCCGATGGGCATTGCCGCGGGCGCGGAGGCCAACCGGGTGGCGCTGGAGGCGATGGTGCAGGCCCGCAACCGCGGCGCCGATCTGCTGCGTGAGGGGCCGGACTTGCTGCGCGCGGCCGCGCGGCACTGTCCGGCGCTGGACGCCGCGCTGACCACCTGGGGCGACGTCACGTTCGACTACGCCTCCACCGACGCCCCCGACGTTCTCGCCGTCGCGACCGCCTAG